A genome region from Mycobacteriales bacterium includes the following:
- a CDS encoding primosome assembly protein PriA (binding of PriA to forked DNA starts the assembly of the primosome, also possesses 3'-5' helicase activity) codes for GPSWAESVATAVVATLASGRGATVVVPGPRELDRVRPALAAALPPEAFVVLTADLGPAERYRRWLAVRRGVARCVLGTLAAAWAPVRDLGLAVCWDDGDPLHKHRHAPYPHARDVLALRAHREGAALLVGGHVPSVEAARLVETGWAKPLLPPRDVLRAVAPRVEVAGGDVEKERDPAAESARLPTVAWRAARAALADDAPVLLQVPRAGYQPALACADCRAPARCSACNGPLARPERGPAACRWCGRPAADWSCRACGGRDLRAVVVGTRRTAEELGRAFAGVPVRTSDRESIVPSVEARAALVVATPGAEPVAEGGYGAVLLLDGWALLARPDLRAGEDALRRWTGAAALARPGARVVVMADAALPVVQALLRWDPAWYARRELADRAALGFPPAVRMAAVDGTPAAVANLLGATPLPGGADVLGPVPYGDGERALVRVPRADGRALAAALKTGLATLSARKSGEFARVELDPLVLI; via the coding sequence CGGGGCCGTCCTGGGCGGAGTCGGTGGCGACGGCGGTGGTCGCGACGCTCGCGTCGGGGCGCGGCGCGACGGTGGTCGTGCCGGGGCCGCGCGAGCTGGACCGGGTGCGCCCGGCGCTGGCGGCGGCGTTGCCGCCGGAGGCGTTCGTGGTGCTGACGGCCGACCTCGGCCCGGCCGAACGCTACCGGCGCTGGCTCGCGGTCCGGCGCGGCGTGGCGCGCTGCGTGCTCGGCACGCTCGCGGCCGCGTGGGCGCCGGTGCGCGACCTGGGGCTGGCCGTGTGCTGGGACGACGGGGACCCGCTGCACAAGCACCGGCACGCGCCGTACCCGCACGCCCGCGACGTGCTGGCGCTGCGCGCGCACCGCGAGGGGGCGGCGTTGCTGGTGGGCGGGCACGTGCCGAGCGTCGAGGCCGCGCGGCTGGTGGAGACCGGCTGGGCGAAGCCGCTGCTCCCGCCGCGCGACGTGCTGCGCGCGGTGGCGCCGCGCGTCGAGGTCGCGGGCGGCGACGTGGAGAAGGAACGCGACCCGGCCGCCGAGTCGGCGCGGCTGCCGACGGTGGCCTGGCGCGCCGCGCGGGCGGCGCTGGCCGACGACGCGCCCGTGCTGCTCCAGGTGCCGCGCGCCGGGTACCAGCCGGCGCTCGCCTGCGCCGACTGCCGCGCGCCCGCCCGGTGCTCGGCCTGCAACGGCCCGCTGGCCCGGCCGGAGCGCGGCCCCGCGGCGTGCCGGTGGTGCGGGCGGCCGGCCGCCGACTGGTCCTGCCGCGCCTGCGGCGGGCGCGACCTGCGCGCGGTCGTGGTCGGCACGCGGCGGACGGCGGAGGAGCTGGGCCGGGCGTTCGCCGGGGTGCCGGTGCGCACGTCCGACCGGGAGTCGATCGTGCCGTCGGTGGAGGCGCGCGCGGCGCTCGTCGTCGCGACGCCGGGCGCGGAGCCGGTCGCAGAGGGCGGGTACGGCGCCGTCCTCCTCCTCGACGGCTGGGCGCTGCTCGCCCGCCCCGACCTGCGGGCGGGGGAGGACGCGCTGCGCCGGTGGACGGGCGCGGCGGCGCTCGCCCGGCCCGGCGCGCGGGTCGTCGTCATGGCCGACGCGGCGCTGCCGGTCGTGCAGGCGCTGCTGCGCTGGGACCCCGCCTGGTACGCCCGCCGCGAGCTGGCGGACCGCGCCGCCCTCGGCTTCCCGCCGGCCGTGCGGATGGCGGCGGTCGACGGCACGCCCGCCGCCGTCGCCAACCTGCTCGGCGCGACACCGTTGCCGGGCGGGGCGGACGTGCTCGGCCCGGTGCCGTACGGCGACGGCGAGCGGGCGCTGGTCCGCGTGCCGCGCGCGGACGGCCGCGCCCTCGCGGCGGCGTTGAAGACCGGTCTGGCGACGCTGTCCGCGCGCAAGAGCGGGGAGTTCGCGCGGGTCGAGCTCGACCCGTTGGTGCTCATCTAG